A single window of Nicotiana sylvestris chromosome 3, ASM39365v2, whole genome shotgun sequence DNA harbors:
- the LOC138887313 gene encoding uncharacterized protein, giving the protein MKGLMRFGKKGKLCPRFIGPFVVLRLVGEVAYELALPPSLSGVHLVFHVSMLRRYHNFSHMLDFSTIQLDESLGYEEKPIAIIDRHDHQLRSKSISAIKVQWRGQPVEEATWESKEDMRSRYPR; this is encoded by the coding sequence ATGAAGGGtcttatgagattcgggaagaagggcaagttgtgcccaaggtttataggcccatttgtgGTGTTGAGGctagttggggaggttgcttatgagcttgctttgcctcccAGCTTGTCAGGGGTTCATCtagtttttcacgtgtctatgcttcggaggtatcacaaCTTTTCCCATATGTTAGACTTTAGTactattcagctagatgagagcttgggttatgaggaAAAACCtattgccattattgatagacatgatcaccagttgagatccaagagtatTTCTGCGATAAAGGTCCAGTGGAgaggccaaccagtcgaggaggcgacttgggagtccaaggaggacatgcggagcagatatccacgctGA